From Algoriphagus sp. NG3, the proteins below share one genomic window:
- a CDS encoding PAS domain S-box protein: MSGFVWIFFSDLLLVTVFSDDIREMSRFQILKGCLYVMFSGLLLYYLIKKLYDQVNGGKQELELLFTNPNLGIFKVDVEGNFIYVSSNILQITGFSDIEIIGKNVIDLTPTKYLKKDQQLLDNIRDKYTEGGFILKKHLQDKQGNQIIVKVYGIALKDKKGIKKGYLAAFQNITEQEEYMKSLKAKNKQLQELSSDQSHLVRAPLARILGIIELIQNIDLEPSEKEELINHLKSSGEELDDALKDLSQKMNS; the protein is encoded by the coding sequence ATGTCAGGTTTCGTCTGGATATTTTTCAGCGATCTTCTGCTCGTTACTGTTTTCAGCGATGATATCAGGGAAATGTCCCGGTTTCAGATACTAAAGGGCTGCCTCTATGTAATGTTTTCAGGGCTTTTGCTATACTATCTGATCAAAAAACTCTATGACCAAGTAAATGGCGGAAAACAGGAATTGGAACTGCTGTTCACTAACCCCAACCTTGGGATTTTTAAAGTAGATGTGGAGGGAAATTTCATCTATGTAAGCTCAAACATCTTGCAGATAACCGGATTTTCGGACATTGAGATCATAGGCAAAAATGTCATAGACCTGACCCCAACAAAGTATCTGAAAAAGGACCAGCAACTTTTAGACAACATTCGGGACAAATACACTGAAGGAGGATTTATCCTCAAAAAGCACTTGCAGGACAAGCAGGGAAACCAAATCATAGTAAAGGTGTATGGTATCGCGCTGAAAGATAAAAAAGGGATTAAAAAAGGATATCTGGCTGCATTTCAGAATATTACAGAGCAAGAGGAATACATGAAATCCCTGAAAGCCAAAAACAAACAGCTTCAAGAACTCTCCTCAGATCAGTCCCACCTGGTCAGGGCACCATTAGCCAGAATATTAGGTATCATAGAGTTGATTCAGAACATTGATTTGGAGCCTTCTGAAAAAGAAGAATTGATCAATCATCTGAAATCATCAGGTGAGGAATTGGATGATGCATTGAAAGACTTGTCTCAAAAGATGAACTCCTAG
- a CDS encoding NAD(P)/FAD-dependent oxidoreductase encodes MKDQKIYIIGAGLAGLVAAIELEKAGFSPVILEGTDGIGGRVKTDEVDGFLLDHGFQVLLTAYPEVKRYLNLADLSLKYFEPGAVIFGEGNTFVISDPLRNPLKVVSMAFSQVGSFLDKVKMFNLTQMLKHKSIATIFNGPSVTTGQYLREYGFTEQIISNFFKPFFRGIFLEKELKTSSRMFEFVFKMFSQGLGAVPEKGMIEIPKMLRRQLKATEIIFNTRIREIRGQEVMLESGESLQADRIIIATQPDKIMKQLEGQFEPSKSVITLYFSLQKSFMVRPMLGLIPGDNHLINNLVFMTDVSSAYSKNGRALLSVSILETDLKEKDLVKAVQAELESLTGISSEFFKFLKSFYIPYAIPTVGDMKDIIPFTECKIAENVYLAGDYLLNGSINAAMTSGRIAAEAVVHSFVPTY; translated from the coding sequence ATGAAAGATCAGAAAATATACATTATTGGAGCTGGTTTGGCTGGCTTGGTTGCAGCTATAGAACTTGAAAAGGCAGGTTTTTCTCCAGTGATTTTAGAAGGGACTGATGGCATAGGAGGGAGGGTGAAGACCGATGAGGTAGATGGTTTTCTTCTGGATCATGGTTTTCAGGTGTTACTCACTGCCTATCCTGAGGTGAAGCGATACCTCAATCTGGCTGATTTAAGTTTAAAATATTTTGAGCCGGGGGCTGTGATATTTGGTGAGGGAAATACATTTGTGATTTCCGATCCACTACGCAATCCGCTCAAGGTGGTTAGCATGGCTTTTTCTCAGGTAGGGAGTTTTTTGGATAAGGTCAAAATGTTTAACTTGACTCAAATGCTGAAGCATAAATCCATAGCAACCATTTTCAATGGTCCTTCTGTCACAACTGGGCAATACCTAAGGGAATATGGATTCACCGAGCAGATCATCAGCAATTTCTTCAAGCCTTTTTTCCGTGGCATTTTTCTAGAAAAAGAGCTGAAAACCTCCTCCAGGATGTTTGAATTCGTCTTTAAAATGTTTTCCCAGGGGCTGGGAGCTGTACCGGAAAAAGGAATGATAGAGATCCCCAAGATGCTTAGACGGCAATTGAAAGCTACTGAGATTATCTTCAACACTAGGATCCGTGAGATACGCGGTCAGGAAGTAATGCTGGAAAGTGGGGAGTCACTACAGGCTGATCGTATCATAATAGCCACTCAGCCCGACAAAATCATGAAACAACTAGAGGGGCAATTCGAACCGTCGAAGTCAGTGATTACGCTTTATTTTTCCCTACAGAAATCATTTATGGTAAGGCCTATGCTAGGTTTGATTCCAGGAGACAATCATTTGATTAATAATTTGGTATTTATGACAGATGTCTCTTCGGCTTATTCCAAAAATGGAAGAGCATTGCTTTCTGTTTCGATTTTGGAGACTGACTTGAAGGAGAAAGACCTTGTGAAAGCTGTGCAGGCGGAGCTGGAATCACTCACAGGTATCAGCTCGGAATTTTTCAAGTTTCTTAAGTCTTTTTATATCCCGTATGCTATTCCTACAGTGGGAGACATGAAAGACATCATTCCTTTCACGGAGTGTAAGATAGCTGAGAATGTCTACCTGGCAGGCGACTATCTGCTCAATGGATCCATCAATGCGGCGATGACTTCTGGACGAATCGCTGCTGAAGCAGTTGTTCATAGTTTCGTGCCTACTTACTGA
- a CDS encoding zinc ribbon domain-containing protein YjdM: protein MQTIPPCPACNSPYGYEMDEKLICPECSFEWKYEDVKEEAEEGLIVKDANGTVLSDGDSVTIIKDLPVKGAPKPIKAGTKVKSIRLVEGDHNIDCKIDGFGSMALKSEFVKKA from the coding sequence ATGCAAACTATACCTCCCTGTCCGGCCTGTAATTCGCCATATGGCTATGAAATGGATGAAAAACTCATCTGTCCGGAATGCAGTTTTGAGTGGAAATACGAAGATGTAAAAGAGGAAGCAGAAGAAGGGCTGATTGTAAAAGATGCCAACGGAACTGTGCTGTCGGACGGTGATTCGGTGACAATTATCAAAGACCTTCCTGTGAAAGGAGCACCAAAGCCTATCAAAGCTGGGACTAAAGTGAAGAGTATTCGTTTAGTAGAAGGAGATCATAATATCGACTGCAAGATCGACGGGTTTGGGTCAATGGCGCTGAAAAGTGAGTTTGTGAAAAAGGCTTGA
- a CDS encoding retropepsin-like aspartic protease — MPVVIPFEAIRNSIIFKVEIEGETYNFFFDTGAGTIISPELKDRFKLDSAGSHQMVDFYGNTATISTSILPELILGKLSKQNLEVAVLRPLQNFQFCDIKIDGILGLEFFDRKVIQIDLRKGTLALVNAISYLEEDFSHPIPINYQYGIKRPYINIHYLDSTAIENVLFDTGALNDFLRLSNTSLETLIMDSILNEKHILDTVYYSNGKGLIGVQDDCINFKVHLPKIRLGATDFLNPIVSTFDSWNDDSILGAGILAKGAIVMDLINDNFYFKPYKDAILNFESPLDFHTLDKKVVHVKDSSKAFEAGVRKGQLLQTINGLHLDSMTLCEQIDIDWIEFYNQKNIQFTLQSDSGGVTYNYVAPETVVESL; from the coding sequence GTGCCAGTGGTTATCCCTTTTGAAGCTATAAGAAATTCAATAATTTTTAAGGTAGAAATCGAAGGAGAAACATATAATTTCTTCTTTGATACTGGAGCCGGAACAATAATCTCACCGGAACTTAAAGATAGATTTAAACTTGATTCGGCTGGAAGTCATCAAATGGTAGATTTTTATGGGAACACCGCAACTATTTCCACCTCTATCCTTCCCGAACTGATTTTAGGTAAACTTTCCAAGCAAAACCTGGAAGTCGCTGTTTTGAGGCCTCTCCAAAACTTCCAATTTTGTGATATTAAAATTGATGGGATTCTAGGCTTGGAATTTTTTGATAGGAAAGTTATACAAATAGACTTGAGAAAAGGGACATTGGCCCTAGTCAATGCCATTTCTTACCTAGAAGAAGATTTTAGCCACCCGATTCCTATCAACTACCAATATGGAATAAAAAGACCTTACATCAATATTCACTATTTGGACTCAACTGCAATTGAAAATGTACTGTTTGATACTGGTGCCTTAAATGATTTTTTGAGGCTTAGCAACACATCCCTTGAAACCCTCATAATGGACAGCATTTTAAACGAGAAACATATCTTGGACACAGTTTATTACTCTAATGGTAAAGGTCTCATAGGAGTACAAGATGACTGCATAAATTTTAAAGTTCACCTTCCCAAAATCCGGCTTGGTGCAACAGACTTTTTGAATCCCATCGTCTCAACATTTGATTCTTGGAACGATGACTCTATCCTCGGTGCAGGAATCCTTGCCAAAGGAGCAATTGTAATGGACTTAATAAATGATAATTTTTACTTCAAACCATACAAAGATGCAATCTTAAACTTTGAAAGCCCCCTTGATTTCCACACCTTAGATAAAAAAGTAGTCCACGTCAAAGACTCCTCTAAGGCATTTGAGGCCGGAGTGAGAAAAGGCCAACTTCTACAAACAATTAATGGCTTACACTTGGACTCAATGACACTCTGTGAACAAATAGATATAGATTGGATTGAGTTTTATAACCAGAAAAACATCCAATTCACCTTACAATCGGATTCCGGAGGAGTAACCTATAATTATGTAGCTCCAGAGACAGTTGTTGAATCTCTCTGA
- a CDS encoding ThuA domain-containing protein: MKKIIIYGIVFLASVSFAFAQNPQEIPLDQAWKDKIRDIAPEKASFPYKKKKKILVFSLHTGFWHWVNPHTQAMIEILGEKSGAFEVTGSTDIAMMEKDKLKEFDAVVFNNTNAKGDYRNLFVDVFSEDASMDSVAVWKKASELENNIIQYVKKGGGILVVHGGNTMLNNSMEFSKLIGGSFDYHTKQQAFQVRIEDPSHPLTKSLPAEGFNHVDEPYFYKNAYDELDFHPLTYFNNAEIEGQRKGQEKTSGKTYVSWIRKDGKGRAMYISTSHNAQSFENPAILAYFLDALQYVAGDVKVDETPLKK; encoded by the coding sequence ATGAAGAAAATTATTATCTACGGAATCGTTTTCCTAGCCAGTGTCAGTTTTGCCTTTGCACAGAACCCACAAGAAATCCCTTTGGATCAAGCTTGGAAGGACAAAATCAGGGATATTGCTCCTGAGAAGGCCAGTTTCCCGTACAAAAAGAAAAAGAAAATCCTTGTGTTTTCATTGCACACGGGCTTCTGGCACTGGGTCAATCCCCATACCCAAGCCATGATCGAAATCCTCGGTGAGAAAAGTGGCGCTTTTGAAGTAACAGGCAGCACTGACATCGCCATGATGGAAAAAGATAAGCTGAAAGAATTTGACGCAGTGGTATTCAACAATACCAATGCGAAGGGTGACTATAGAAATCTCTTTGTAGATGTATTCAGCGAAGACGCATCTATGGATAGCGTAGCCGTTTGGAAAAAAGCCAGCGAACTGGAAAACAACATCATCCAATACGTAAAAAAAGGAGGAGGAATTCTCGTGGTACATGGAGGAAACACCATGCTGAACAATTCCATGGAATTCTCCAAACTGATCGGAGGAAGCTTTGATTACCATACCAAGCAGCAAGCTTTCCAAGTACGAATTGAGGATCCTTCTCATCCATTGACCAAGTCACTTCCTGCAGAAGGATTCAATCATGTGGATGAGCCTTACTTCTACAAGAATGCTTATGATGAATTGGATTTCCACCCGTTGACTTACTTCAACAACGCGGAGATCGAGGGACAGAGAAAAGGCCAGGAAAAAACCTCAGGTAAGACATATGTCTCTTGGATCAGAAAAGACGGTAAAGGAAGAGCGATGTATATCTCCACTTCCCACAACGCACAGAGCTTTGAAAATCCAGCAATCCTCGCCTACTTTCTCGATGCACTTCAGTATGTAGCCGGAGATGTGAAGGTGGATGAAACACCGCTTAAAAAGTAG
- a CDS encoding PmoA family protein — protein sequence MIFKRIFCAAVIYLSLITLIYAQKVSLKETDHGIDFVIDNHPVLTYQTAVEDVPEGVKKDFAKSGFIHPLKSPSGEVLTRIQPKDHYHHYGIWGPWTRATISGREVDFWNLGDGKGRVDFDHVISKKEAGGAAELNVRQNHIDLKAPESERIAIAEDLRIKVKPADKGRYMVDYTSTIETKIAGGILLDDYRYGGGIGYRATEKWGKDNSTILTSQGDTRKTADGTNARWIIVQGETDDATGDSGILFLSHNTNKAFPEPLRVWPEDQYKGEGNVFIEFTPIRHESWELLPNKRYTLKYRMIVFDGEMSTEEAEAYWRAFVK from the coding sequence ATGATATTCAAAAGAATTTTCTGCGCAGCGGTCATTTACCTAAGTTTAATAACGCTGATTTACGCCCAAAAAGTAAGCTTAAAGGAAACAGATCACGGAATTGATTTCGTGATTGATAATCATCCAGTTTTGACTTATCAAACGGCTGTAGAAGATGTTCCGGAGGGAGTGAAAAAAGATTTTGCAAAATCCGGCTTTATCCATCCATTAAAATCACCTTCAGGGGAGGTGCTCACCAGGATCCAGCCCAAAGACCATTACCATCACTATGGTATCTGGGGACCCTGGACACGGGCCACGATCAGTGGCAGGGAGGTTGACTTCTGGAATCTGGGAGATGGAAAAGGAAGGGTGGACTTTGACCATGTGATTTCAAAGAAGGAAGCAGGCGGAGCAGCCGAACTGAATGTACGTCAAAACCATATTGATCTCAAAGCCCCGGAATCAGAGCGGATCGCCATAGCCGAGGATCTCCGCATCAAAGTAAAGCCAGCGGACAAAGGCCGCTACATGGTAGATTACACCAGCACTATTGAGACTAAAATAGCTGGAGGAATCCTTCTCGATGATTATCGTTACGGTGGAGGGATAGGTTATCGTGCCACCGAGAAATGGGGAAAAGATAACAGCACCATCCTCACCTCGCAGGGAGATACCCGAAAGACCGCAGACGGGACTAATGCCCGATGGATCATCGTCCAAGGTGAGACCGACGATGCTACAGGCGATAGCGGCATCCTTTTTTTGAGCCATAATACCAATAAAGCATTTCCGGAACCTCTCCGTGTATGGCCAGAAGATCAATACAAAGGGGAGGGAAACGTGTTTATTGAATTCACTCCGATCAGACATGAGTCCTGGGAGCTTCTGCCCAATAAGAGATATACATTAAAATACAGAATGATAGTCTTTGACGGTGAGATGAGTACAGAGGAAGCAGAGGCTTATTGGAGGGCTTTTGTCAAGTGA
- a CDS encoding Gfo/Idh/MocA family oxidoreductase, with protein MKRREFIKNSALASAAIGFPTIVPASVFGKNAPSNKINIGQIGCGRIARDHDMPGVWRHDVARIIAVSDLDSNRMADGKKLVEDYYTKKMGKAYIDVKQHDDYKEMLQNKEIDAIVISTPDHWHSQPAMEAALAGKHVYLQKPTSLTIREGRQLVDVVNKTGVVLQLGTQQRSSEQFRIAAELVRNGRIGKLHTVKVGLPGDPSGPDAPEMPVPANLNYNMWLGSTPEVPYTEIGVHPQQGYGRPGWLRLEQYGAGMITGWGQHHYDSAAWGMDTELTGPRFIQAVAEFPQSGLWNVHGDFMSKAEYDNGVIMYTSGGYPNGIRYEGTDGWIWVSRGNYVASASDPVAQGKSAKALDASDPKILQSVIGPDEIQLTRSDEHHGNWLGAIQGENELLSPVEIGHRSCSVCLVTHISMKLGRKLEWDAKTERFVNDDEANAMLERPQRAPYGTNNVKV; from the coding sequence ATGAAAAGAAGAGAATTTATCAAAAACAGTGCATTGGCTAGTGCAGCAATAGGATTTCCTACTATTGTACCAGCTTCGGTTTTTGGAAAGAATGCCCCAAGTAATAAGATTAATATCGGGCAGATAGGATGTGGGCGAATTGCGCGGGATCATGATATGCCGGGCGTATGGCGTCACGATGTGGCACGTATCATAGCAGTTTCGGATTTGGACAGCAATCGAATGGCAGATGGCAAAAAGTTGGTAGAGGATTATTACACCAAGAAAATGGGCAAAGCATATATTGATGTGAAGCAACATGACGATTACAAGGAAATGCTTCAAAATAAAGAAATAGATGCTATCGTGATCAGTACCCCGGATCATTGGCATTCCCAACCGGCCATGGAAGCCGCATTGGCAGGTAAACACGTCTATCTGCAAAAGCCTACTTCCCTGACCATCCGTGAAGGTAGACAATTGGTAGATGTGGTGAACAAAACCGGTGTAGTGCTTCAACTGGGAACACAGCAGAGATCTAGCGAACAATTTAGGATTGCGGCAGAACTGGTGAGAAACGGCAGAATCGGTAAATTACATACCGTGAAAGTGGGACTTCCGGGTGACCCTTCCGGCCCAGATGCACCTGAAATGCCGGTGCCTGCAAACCTTAATTACAATATGTGGCTGGGTTCTACCCCTGAAGTGCCTTATACTGAAATCGGAGTACATCCTCAGCAGGGATATGGTCGTCCAGGATGGTTGAGATTGGAACAATATGGAGCAGGTATGATTACCGGCTGGGGACAGCACCACTATGATTCTGCTGCTTGGGGAATGGATACAGAGTTAACAGGGCCAAGATTTATTCAGGCAGTGGCTGAGTTTCCGCAATCGGGTCTCTGGAATGTTCATGGTGATTTTATGTCCAAAGCTGAGTATGACAATGGCGTAATCATGTACACAAGTGGGGGCTATCCAAATGGGATCCGCTATGAAGGTACAGATGGCTGGATCTGGGTTTCCCGTGGCAACTATGTGGCTTCTGCTTCTGACCCTGTAGCCCAAGGCAAAAGTGCCAAAGCATTGGATGCTTCCGACCCGAAAATTTTGCAATCCGTGATCGGGCCAGATGAGATCCAGCTGACCAGGAGTGATGAGCATCACGGCAACTGGCTAGGAGCAATACAAGGAGAGAATGAGTTATTGTCTCCAGTAGAGATTGGTCATCGCTCCTGTTCGGTGTGCCTGGTGACACACATTTCTATGAAACTGGGAAGGAAGCTGGAATGGGATGCCAAAACGGAGAGATTCGTCAATGACGATGAGGCAAATGCTATGTTGGAGAGACCTCAACGAGCACCTTATGGCACCAACAATGTAAAAGTATAA
- a CDS encoding putative oxidoreductase C-terminal domain-containing protein: protein MKILKNTALVAMAAGILFSCENKETVTEAPESNAEITIMSLDPGHFHAGLIHKSMYPQVDSTVYVFAPEGAELQDYINRMSGYNSREEDPTAWDLQVSIGEDYLEKMISSKPGNVMMVAGKNDRKIDYISASVNNGIHVYADKPLVINKDGFKKLLDAFAQAEQNDLLLYDIMTERFEISTILQRELSMDPAVFGELEKGTLDNPAITKESIHHFFKYVSGNPLIRPDWFFDTDIEGTGIVDVTTHLVDLIQWEAFPGVTLDTSDVQMQTAKLWSTEMDLEQFKQVTGKEDFSDFLRKNVSNDKLSVNSNGEMNYKLKGVHAKVSVIWNYQAPEGTADTHYSMMRGTKSNLIIQQGKAENYVATLYVELLDGQDEALSALVKEKLQDRFPGLDLEKMSDGKYKVIIPEKYHNGHEAHFAQVTERYLEYFTSKNMPDWEVPNMIVKYFTTTEALEKAQEK, encoded by the coding sequence TTGAAAATTTTGAAAAATACTGCACTAGTAGCTATGGCCGCAGGCATTTTGTTTTCCTGCGAGAATAAAGAAACGGTGACTGAAGCCCCTGAATCAAACGCTGAGATTACGATCATGTCCTTGGACCCAGGGCATTTTCATGCTGGCTTGATCCACAAGTCTATGTATCCCCAGGTGGATTCCACAGTTTATGTTTTTGCACCGGAAGGAGCAGAACTCCAAGACTATATAAACCGCATGTCTGGTTATAACAGCCGTGAGGAAGATCCTACAGCGTGGGATCTACAGGTCAGTATCGGAGAAGATTATCTGGAGAAGATGATTTCCTCCAAACCGGGGAATGTGATGATGGTTGCTGGCAAAAATGACCGTAAGATTGATTACATCTCAGCATCTGTCAATAATGGGATTCATGTATATGCAGACAAGCCTCTGGTGATCAATAAAGATGGATTCAAAAAGCTTTTGGATGCATTTGCCCAAGCGGAACAGAATGATCTTTTACTTTATGATATCATGACAGAACGCTTTGAGATAAGTACAATCCTTCAACGGGAACTGTCCATGGATCCTGCTGTTTTCGGGGAATTGGAAAAAGGAACTTTAGATAATCCTGCGATAACCAAGGAATCCATCCATCATTTCTTCAAGTATGTTTCAGGAAATCCTCTGATCAGACCTGATTGGTTCTTTGATACGGATATAGAAGGAACCGGAATCGTGGATGTGACTACGCATTTGGTGGATTTGATCCAGTGGGAGGCTTTTCCGGGTGTGACTTTGGACACTTCTGATGTACAGATGCAGACTGCCAAACTGTGGTCAACGGAGATGGATTTGGAACAATTCAAGCAGGTCACCGGGAAGGAAGACTTTTCTGATTTTTTGCGGAAAAATGTATCCAATGACAAGTTAAGTGTCAACAGCAACGGTGAAATGAACTATAAATTGAAAGGTGTACATGCCAAAGTGAGTGTGATCTGGAACTATCAGGCACCTGAAGGAACCGCCGATACACATTATAGCATGATGCGAGGCACCAAATCCAATCTGATTATCCAGCAAGGCAAAGCAGAGAACTATGTGGCAACTTTGTATGTAGAGCTTCTGGATGGGCAGGATGAAGCATTGAGTGCATTGGTTAAGGAAAAACTTCAGGATCGTTTTCCGGGATTGGATTTGGAGAAGATGAGTGATGGCAAGTACAAAGTGATCATCCCAGAGAAATACCATAATGGGCATGAAGCTCACTTTGCGCAGGTTACTGAGAGGTATTTGGAGTATTTTACCAGTAAGAATATGCCTGATTGGGAAGTGCCAAATATGATCGTGAAGTACTTTACTACCACAGAAGCATTGGAAAAAGCCCAAGAAAAATAA
- a CDS encoding NAD-dependent epimerase/dehydratase family protein yields the protein MKLTDQPISVSKPTVAIAGAGGYVGRWFIHHFRHKYNIIALSRKKVKNNPYPEVTWKQVELYSISSTIEVLKGVDVAIYLVHSMNASTRLNQGSFEDTDLLLADNFSRAAHINKVKQIIYLGGLLPKETGEELSRHLKSRLEVEQTLGARSAKLTAIRASIIVGPGGSSFDMIKNLVKNLPVLMCPKWTESLTQPISLRDTLDIIDTCVGNEEVYGRAIEIGNPEVISYRKMLEVTAKELGKKRLVFSVPVFSVGLSKLWVGFFGESPPQLVSPLVESLKHTLTVSEELKFREKQIDYLTYKESVREALDSKIELPKPSFYPVDKVKNTVRSI from the coding sequence ATGAAATTAACTGATCAACCTATTTCTGTTTCTAAACCTACTGTGGCTATTGCCGGAGCTGGGGGATATGTAGGGCGTTGGTTTATTCATCACTTTCGTCACAAATACAACATCATTGCGTTAAGCCGTAAAAAAGTAAAGAACAATCCCTATCCAGAAGTCACTTGGAAGCAAGTGGAATTATATTCAATATCCAGTACAATCGAAGTTTTAAAAGGCGTGGACGTGGCAATTTATCTGGTACATTCCATGAATGCTTCCACACGCCTCAACCAAGGGAGTTTTGAGGATACGGATTTACTTTTAGCTGATAATTTTAGCCGTGCAGCTCATATCAATAAAGTAAAACAGATCATTTACTTAGGAGGACTTTTGCCAAAGGAGACAGGAGAGGAATTGTCCCGGCATCTCAAAAGTCGCCTCGAAGTAGAACAAACGCTAGGGGCTAGATCAGCAAAACTTACTGCGATTCGAGCTTCCATCATCGTAGGGCCAGGAGGATCATCTTTTGACATGATCAAGAATCTGGTGAAAAACCTTCCTGTGCTTATGTGTCCCAAATGGACTGAGTCTTTGACGCAGCCTATTTCCTTACGTGACACACTGGATATCATAGATACCTGTGTGGGAAATGAAGAGGTTTACGGAAGGGCCATAGAGATAGGCAATCCTGAAGTGATCTCATATCGCAAAATGCTGGAAGTCACTGCCAAGGAGTTGGGCAAGAAACGATTGGTTTTTTCCGTCCCAGTATTTTCTGTGGGGCTTTCCAAACTCTGGGTCGGTTTTTTTGGAGAATCTCCTCCTCAATTGGTATCCCCCTTGGTAGAGAGTCTGAAGCATACTTTGACGGTATCGGAGGAATTGAAATTCCGTGAAAAACAGATAGATTATCTCACCTATAAAGAGTCTGTACGAGAGGCCTTGGATTCTAAGATAGAACTGCCCAAACCAAGTTTTTATCCAGTGGATAAGGTTAAAAATACAGTGAGAAGTATCTAG
- a CDS encoding aldo/keto reductase, which yields MKYLRFKNGDKIPIIGLGTWKSKPGEVSQAVYWAIEAGYRHIDCAAVYQNENEVGEGIAKAIDAGLVKRKELFVTSKLWNNSHKKDQGEPALKQSLLDLKLDYLDLYLIHWPIALKAGVGFPKSREDFYSYDEVSLGETWEAMQDLTQKGLAKHIGVSNFKQKKLEELSKVGGQQPEMNQVEMQPYLPQDALVEYCQSHGILMTAYSPLGSPDSRAERHKNDPQLLVDPVVKEIADKHKVETGQVLIAWSIARDIAVIPKSVNKERITNNFVAANIELDDHDMMELRDIGIAHRFIDGSIFTGENSPYTVSDLFDQL from the coding sequence ATGAAATACTTAAGGTTTAAGAATGGGGATAAAATCCCGATTATCGGACTCGGTACATGGAAAAGTAAGCCGGGTGAAGTAAGTCAGGCAGTTTACTGGGCAATAGAGGCTGGGTATAGACACATAGATTGCGCCGCTGTGTATCAAAATGAAAATGAAGTAGGCGAGGGCATTGCCAAAGCAATAGATGCAGGTCTTGTAAAGCGGAAAGAGCTATTTGTGACTTCCAAACTTTGGAACAATTCACATAAAAAAGATCAGGGAGAGCCCGCATTGAAGCAATCACTTTTGGATCTGAAGCTGGATTATCTGGATCTTTACCTTATCCATTGGCCCATTGCACTCAAAGCAGGTGTTGGTTTTCCAAAAAGTAGGGAAGATTTCTATTCCTATGATGAAGTATCTCTAGGAGAAACTTGGGAAGCCATGCAGGATCTAACCCAAAAAGGACTAGCCAAACACATAGGAGTATCTAATTTCAAGCAGAAAAAATTAGAAGAACTCAGCAAAGTGGGGGGTCAACAACCGGAAATGAACCAGGTGGAAATGCAGCCCTATCTTCCACAAGACGCTCTGGTAGAGTATTGCCAGTCACATGGGATTTTAATGACCGCCTATTCTCCACTTGGATCACCTGATTCTAGGGCAGAAAGACATAAAAATGACCCTCAATTACTCGTTGACCCGGTGGTGAAGGAAATTGCTGACAAGCATAAAGTAGAAACTGGCCAAGTTCTGATAGCATGGTCTATTGCGAGGGATATCGCTGTAATTCCAAAATCTGTGAACAAAGAGAGGATAACTAACAACTTTGTAGCAGCCAATATCGAACTGGATGACCATGATATGATGGAGCTACGTGATATAGGGATCGCTCATAGATTTATAGACGGTTCTATTTTTACCGGTGAAAATAGTCCCTATACTGTCTCAGATCTTTTTGATCAACTGTGA
- a CDS encoding phosphoribosylanthranilate isomerase, which translates to MSLSTFVKISGITNLSDARYCAGMYVDLLGFSLEKESEKHITPTQFNEITGWVSGLDFVGEFENYGASDVLATLETYPTVKWIEHDRIEPLTELEGKGYGLIYKMELEEVRRIEVEVAEKLAESGIYFHVTSAHEKLDEKDMESIKLISENCKVILGVGITADNVRNLISELNLYGISLTGGEEIKPGLKDFDQLADILEALEEED; encoded by the coding sequence ATGTCTTTAAGCACTTTTGTAAAAATAAGCGGCATCACCAATCTATCTGATGCCAGATACTGCGCCGGAATGTATGTGGATCTGTTGGGTTTTTCCTTAGAAAAAGAATCCGAAAAACACATTACCCCTACCCAATTCAATGAGATCACTGGATGGGTTTCAGGATTGGACTTTGTCGGAGAGTTTGAAAATTACGGGGCCAGCGATGTACTCGCAACGCTAGAAACTTACCCCACAGTGAAATGGATAGAACATGACAGGATAGAACCCCTGACTGAACTGGAAGGCAAGGGTTATGGGCTAATCTATAAAATGGAACTGGAAGAAGTCAGGCGAATAGAAGTAGAAGTAGCTGAAAAACTAGCTGAATCAGGAATATATTTTCATGTGACCTCTGCCCATGAAAAACTTGATGAAAAGGATATGGAATCCATAAAACTTATAAGCGAAAACTGTAAGGTTATCTTGGGAGTAGGAATTACTGCCGACAACGTGCGAAACCTGATTTCTGAGCTGAACCTTTATGGAATATCCCTGACAGGAGGAGAAGAAATCAAGCCAGGCCTGAAAGACTTTGATCAGCTGGCGGATATTCTGGAAGCATTGGAAGAAGAAGACTAA